A window of Macrotis lagotis isolate mMagLag1 chromosome X, bilby.v1.9.chrom.fasta, whole genome shotgun sequence contains these coding sequences:
- the CXH22orf31 gene encoding uncharacterized protein C22orf31 homolog isoform X2, giving the protein MHPIYMRRNTGIPTYGLRQSILVNKRLQDCYVDAPTLTNIWTSKTCANPNVVKKGGPTSSWEVVKNPLVSSSFSLVKLVLRRQLKDKCCPIPTKLGGEGKARKIPRVKTKATTAVRADPGDGNRESVPNKNESPSEELSGTWDLPTGHDGESQESQKEQKGASSEDLQDGAVPQILPGKIEGRTWKIQGLPLENRGDPHCQDALLIHGLSAEQYTALYHSVVEPMLWNTSGTPKRYSLELGKVIKRRLWEALCSQAEPPNSDGAGPGGLPSDLTPSGKRSAPGLQSNVSELLAVPKWPKLE; this is encoded by the exons ATG CACCCCATCTATATGAGGCGAAACACTGGCATCCCAACCTATGGACTTCGGCAGTCCATCCTCGTTAATAAACGACTCCAGGACTGTTATGTTGACGCACCCACCCTCACCAACATATGGACTTCCAAAACGTGTGCAAATCCGAATGTAGTCAAGAAGGGCGGCCCCACCTCTTCTTGGGAAGTTGTCAAGAACCCCTTAGTTTCGAGCTCCTTCTCTCTGGTTAAGTTAGTCCTCAGGAGGCAGCTGAAGGACAAATGCTGCCCCATACCTACCAAGttaggtggggaggggaaggcacGGAAGATTCCAAGGGTCAAGACCAAGGCGACTACGGCAGTGAGGGCTGACCCGGGGGATGGGAACAGAGAGTCTGTCCCAAACAAAAACGAGAGTCCTTCTGAGGAGTTGTCTGGCACTTGGGATTTGCCTACGGGACACGATGGTGAG AGCCAAGAAAGTCAAAAGGAACAAAAGGGAGCATCCAGTGAAGATCTCCAGGATGGGGCTGTTCCCCAAATCCTCCCAGGAAAAATTGAGGGCAGGACCTGGAAAATCCAAGGCCTGCCTCTGGAAAACAGAGGTGACCCGCACTGCCAGGACGCACTTCTCATCCATGGGCTCTCGGCTGAGCAGTACACAGCCTTGTACCACTCAGTGGTGGAGCCCATGCTGTGGAACACGTCGGGGACTCCCAAGAGATACAGCCTGGAGCTGGGGAAGGTCATCAAGCGAAGACTCTGGGAAGCTCTGTGCAGCCAGGCTGAGCCCCCCAACTCTGACGGGGCAGGTCCCGGGGGTCTCCCCAGCGACCTTACCCCATCAGGGAAGCGCTCGGCTCCTGGGCTCCAGAGTAATGTCAGTGAGCTGCTGGCGGTGCCCAAGTGGCCCAAGTTAGAGTAA
- the CXH22orf31 gene encoding uncharacterized protein C22orf31 homolog isoform X1: MKPKLWEHPIYMRRNTGIPTYGLRQSILVNKRLQDCYVDAPTLTNIWTSKTCANPNVVKKGGPTSSWEVVKNPLVSSSFSLVKLVLRRQLKDKCCPIPTKLGGEGKARKIPRVKTKATTAVRADPGDGNRESVPNKNESPSEELSGTWDLPTGHDGESQESQKEQKGASSEDLQDGAVPQILPGKIEGRTWKIQGLPLENRGDPHCQDALLIHGLSAEQYTALYHSVVEPMLWNTSGTPKRYSLELGKVIKRRLWEALCSQAEPPNSDGAGPGGLPSDLTPSGKRSAPGLQSNVSELLAVPKWPKLE, from the exons ATGAAGCCAAAGCTCTGGGAG CACCCCATCTATATGAGGCGAAACACTGGCATCCCAACCTATGGACTTCGGCAGTCCATCCTCGTTAATAAACGACTCCAGGACTGTTATGTTGACGCACCCACCCTCACCAACATATGGACTTCCAAAACGTGTGCAAATCCGAATGTAGTCAAGAAGGGCGGCCCCACCTCTTCTTGGGAAGTTGTCAAGAACCCCTTAGTTTCGAGCTCCTTCTCTCTGGTTAAGTTAGTCCTCAGGAGGCAGCTGAAGGACAAATGCTGCCCCATACCTACCAAGttaggtggggaggggaaggcacGGAAGATTCCAAGGGTCAAGACCAAGGCGACTACGGCAGTGAGGGCTGACCCGGGGGATGGGAACAGAGAGTCTGTCCCAAACAAAAACGAGAGTCCTTCTGAGGAGTTGTCTGGCACTTGGGATTTGCCTACGGGACACGATGGTGAG AGCCAAGAAAGTCAAAAGGAACAAAAGGGAGCATCCAGTGAAGATCTCCAGGATGGGGCTGTTCCCCAAATCCTCCCAGGAAAAATTGAGGGCAGGACCTGGAAAATCCAAGGCCTGCCTCTGGAAAACAGAGGTGACCCGCACTGCCAGGACGCACTTCTCATCCATGGGCTCTCGGCTGAGCAGTACACAGCCTTGTACCACTCAGTGGTGGAGCCCATGCTGTGGAACACGTCGGGGACTCCCAAGAGATACAGCCTGGAGCTGGGGAAGGTCATCAAGCGAAGACTCTGGGAAGCTCTGTGCAGCCAGGCTGAGCCCCCCAACTCTGACGGGGCAGGTCCCGGGGGTCTCCCCAGCGACCTTACCCCATCAGGGAAGCGCTCGGCTCCTGGGCTCCAGAGTAATGTCAGTGAGCTGCTGGCGGTGCCCAAGTGGCCCAAGTTAGAGTAA